The stretch of DNA AGCTTCGCATCGAGGCTAGCCTCTATCGCTGGCCTGAGAGCCTTCTCCTCCCTTCTTATAACCTCGTCCAGGGTCTCGCTCTCCCTGAAATCGCTTCCTACCCCGCCAGGCTGGGCTAGCCTATCACCCTCAGACCTGCCGCGTAAGGCTGTCGGTAACCTTGAAATCTTCTTAAAGAGCCTTTTCAAACCTAATAGCCCCCTTAAGCCGGGCCTTGAGGCTCCTCAGGATAATATGGGTTAGCCGAGGCATAATATAAAGGTTTGAAGCTCAGAGAGGAGGCTGCATGAGTTGCTGCTGGCCACTACTTCTATGGCACGGTGTTACTCTACTTCCACATTCTCCTCGACGCTCACACCGTTTCTCACTAGACTGTTATACACGGGGCACAGCTCCTTAACCTTACTAACTATGAGGTTAGCGGTATCTATGTCGACACCCTTGAATACGTAGCGGATGCTGAGGCTCCGCAACCCCTCGGCAACTTGTACATCCGCCGTGACGGCTACCCTCACGTCGAAGCCGTTATACCCGAGCATACGCCCAACAAGCCTGCTCATGAGCACTTCGCAGGAGGCCAGGCTCGCCGCCAGGAGTCCTAGTGGCGTAAGACCTCTCTCGGGGCCGCCAGCTTCTCGCTCGGGGTAAACGTCTATTTGTACACCCCCTGTGGTGACTTTGACAGCATCCCCGGATGGAACCGCCTCAGCCGTAACAGGCTTTAACACTATCTTAAACTTCTCCGAACTCCCAGCCATGTCAGCCACCATATAGACTCTAGGGTGAGTGGAGTTTTTAAAGATAAGTAAGTTTTTGTAGCTATCGTAAATCCCCGGTCTTATTGGGCTGAAGGTTTAAAACACAAGGCTGTATTACATGTAATTATATGTAAACTATATGGGTTTAAACGTTTACAGCTTCAAGACGATTGTAGGGTGGTATTGGTGGTTTTCGACGCTACGAGCCTTGTTTGGCTTCTCTTCTGGCTTCTCATACTGGCTTCCATGCTCAACCCTGTTCTGGCTGTCAGGAGGCTTCAGGCCGCTAGGCTGGAGCTGATTAGGAGTATGGAGAAGAAGTATGGCTGGCGGGTAATAACTATGATACATAGGGAGGAGAGGGTATCGTTCTTCGGCATACCGCTGAGGAGGTTCATAGACATAGATGATAGCGAGGCCGTCATCCGAGCTATAAGGAGCACTCCGCCGGAGAAGCCCATAGCGCTTATACTACACACACCCGGCGGCCTGGTGCTCGCCGCGAGCCAGATAGCGAGGGCTCTAAAGAGGCATAGGGGCAGGAAGATCGTGATAGTGCCTCACTATGCAATGAGCGGCGGCACGCTCATTGCCCTAGCGGCGGACGAGATTAGGATGGATCCAAACGCTGTCCTAGGCCCTCTAGATCCTCAGCTGTCAGCGGGTCCAACGGGCCCTGCAGTCCCGGCTCCCAGCGTTGTGAAGGTTGCTAGGATGAAGGGGAAGGACGCGCAGGATACTACACTGATACTTGCTGATGTTGCGGAGAAGGCTATAGAGGAGATGAGGGAGGTTATAACAGAACTGCTTAAGGATAAGATGGGTGTCGAGAAGGCCAGGGAGACGGCGGTTCTCCTAACCGAGGGTAGGTGGACGCATGACTATCCGATAACGTTTGAGAAGGCCAGGGAGATAGGTCTGCCCGTAAGCGATGAGGTGCCGCCGGAAGTCTACCAGCTCATGGAGCTCTACCCCCAAGCCCCGGCAAACAGGCCAGGGGTGGAATATCTGCCCCAGCCCATACCCTACCTCCCGGGCCAAAAGGGTGCTGGAGACAAAGCGTAGCAGCGGGACGGGGGCGAACTATTATTTAAACCGAAATCCTGTGCCAGCATATGCACAGCCTCCCTCATATCACGTTTGAATAGTCAAAACGCAAATCCACACTCTATAAAGCACATCCATATAGACATAATGGTAGAAACCCGTGTGGAGGAGGTGTAGTTTTTGGAAGTGTCCAAAGCGGCAACGCCTCTAGTGCGCGTAACTCTGAAGGTGAACGGAAAAACATACACACACCACGTGCCGCCGAGGATGCTCCTGGTACATTTTCTCAGGGATGTTCTTGGCCTCACAGGGACTCACGTCGGCTGTGACACTAGTAACTGCGGAGCGTGCACGGTCCTCGTGAACGGTAAGGCTGTCAAGTCTTGCACGGTATACACGTTTATGGTAGATGGCGCAGAGATAACTACTATCGAGGGTCTCGAGCAGAACGGCAAGCTCCACCCGATACAGGAGGCCTTCTGGGAGAACCACGGCCTCCAGTGTGGCTTCTGCACGCCAGGCATGATAATGACCCTCCACGACTTCCTCAGCAGGAACAAGAGCCCCACTGAGAGCGAGGTCAGGAGGGCTATAGAGGGCAACCTATGCAGGTGTACGGGTTACGTCAACATAGTAAGATCAGCCCTATGGGCGGCTGAGAGGATGAGGGGTGGATAGCCTTGTCTCAGGGTAGAAGGTATATTGGTAAGAGGGTTAAGCGTAAAGAGGACCCGCGCTTCATAACCGGAAGGGGCCTATACGTCGACGACATTAAGCTCCCGGGCATGGTGTACGCCGCTTTCCTGAGGGCGAGCTACGCCCACGCGAGGATAAAGTCTATAGACACCTCTAAGGCGGAGAAAATGCCGGGGGTAGTAGGAGTCTACACTGGAGAGTACTTCAAAGATAAAGTTGCTCCCCTCACAACGGCCTGGGCGCTGGCTAACGCCGACTTGAAGCCCGTTTTCTGGCCGGTGGTAGCCCACGATAAGGTGAGGTTTACAGGGGATATTGTGGCGGTTGTCGTGGCCGAGGACCCATACACCGCCTACGACGCCCTGGAGGCCATAGATGTCGAGTATGAGCCCCTGCCCGTTGTTGTCGACGTTGAGGAGGCCATAAAGCCCGGTGCCCCCCAGCTCCATGACGAGGCCCCGGGTAACATAGCCTTTAAATGGAGGTTCTCCGGCGGCGAGAGCTTTGACAAGGTTGCAGAGAAGGCTGATGTGGTTATAAAGCAGAGGATGGTAAACCAGAGGCTAATACCCAGCGCCATGGAGACTAGGGGTGCTGTAGCCAGCTTCAACAGGGGTCTGGAGGAGCTGACTCTATGGGTCACCTCGCAGAATCCCCATGTCCATAGGCTCGTCCTCTCCGGCGTGCTGGGACTGCCGGAGCATAAGATCAGGGTTATAGCGCCCGATGTAGGCGGCGGCTTCGGCAGCAAGATCCCCGTCTACCCGGGGGAGGTGATAGTATCCAGGCTGGCTATGGACCTGGGGGTTCCGGTTAAGTGGGTTGAGACGAGGAGGGAGAACTTCGTCGGCACAATCCACGGGAGGGACCATGTGGAGTATGTGGAGGCGGCTGCCACGAGGGACGGGAGACTCCTCGGCGTAAGGGTTAAGACTCTGGCTAACATGGGGGCCTACCTCTCCACGGCGGCCCCCGGAGTCCCCACCATACTCTTCGGCCTGATGCTCCAGGGACCATACAAGATCGAGTCGGTGGACGTCGAGGTCCTGGGGGTGCTGACGAACACGACCCCCGTCGACGCATACCGGGGTGCAGGGAGGCCTGAGGCAACCTACATCCTCGAGAGGGTTATGGACCTGGTGGCGAGAAAGCTGGGGCTCGACCCCGCTGAGGTCAGGAGGAGGAACCTCATCGAGGAGGCTCCCTACACCACTGTGACAGGCCTCGTCTACGACAGCGGCAGGTACAAGGAGGTGTTCGAGAAGGCGCTCCAGATAGCTGAGTACGAGAAGTGGAGGGAGGAGCAGATGAAGGCCAGGCAGGAGGGGAGGCTGATAGGTATAGGGATATCGAGCTACATAGAGATGTGCGGCCTAGCCCCCTCTAGGATAGCGAGGGCCACGGGCTTCGGCCTTGGCCTCTACGAGAGCGTCACAATAAGGGTTCACCCCACTGGCAAGGTGAGCGTCTACACAGGATCACACCCCCACGGCCAGGGTGAGGAGACCTCCTTCGCCCAGATAGTGGCTGAGGAGCTGGGCGTCCCGGTGGAGGACGTCGAGATCATACATGGTGACACGGACGAGACACCCTTCGGCCTGGGTACCTACGGCAGCAGGACGACGCCTGTGGGCGGCGGCGCTGTGGCCCTCGCCGCCAGGAGGATAAGGGAGAAGGCCAGGAAGATAGCGGCTGCCCTGCTCGAGGCCAGGGAGGAGGATGTAGTGTTCTCGGAGGGCAAGTTCCACGTGAAGGGCCATCCCGAGAAGAGTGTGTCGTTCCAGGAGGTAGCCCTGGAGGCCTACCTGGCTGACAAGCTTCCCGAGGGGCTGGAGCCGGGGTTGGAGGCGACCACCTTCTACGACCCCGAGAACTTCGTGTTCCCCTACGGCACCCACGTGTGTATAGTAGAGGTTGACAGGGATACGTGGAAGCCTAAGATACTGAGGTATGTGGCTGTGGACGATGCAGGCGTGATAATAAATCCGATGCTGGCTGAGGGCCAGGTTCACGGAGGCGTCGTTCAGGGCATAGCCCAGGCCCTCTTCGAGTATGCCGTGTACGATGAGAGCGGCAACCTTCTCACCGCAGGGTTCAACGACTACATGATACCCACTGCCAAGGACCTCCCTAACATAGAATCCTACTTCGTCGAGACTCCCTCACCCCACAACCCGCTGGGCGCCAAGGGCATAGGGGAGACCGGCACTATAGCCTCTACCCCCGCCGTCGTGAACGCGGTGCTGGACGCCCTCGCCCACCTGGGCGTGGAGCACATAGACATGCCCCTAACGCCCCACAACATTTGGAAGGCCCTTAAGGATAAGGGGGTGGTGAAGTAGTGTACCCGGCTAGCTTCGAGGTCCTCATACCAAAGAGCCTCGATGAGGCTCTGGACATGCTGGAGAAGTATGGTGACAACGCTAAAGTGCTGGCGGGGGGCCACAGCCTCATACCCATGATGAGGCTCAGGCTGGTGAAGCCCACCTACGTTATATACATTGGCAGGATACCCGGGCTCTCATACATCAGGGAGGAGGGCGGCGAGATAAGGATAGGGGCGTTGACGACCCACAACGAGATAGAGGAGTCCAGCCTGCTGAAGGAGAAGAACCCGCTCCTGAGCGAGACAGCCTCTAAAATAGGGGACCTCCAGGTCAGGAACATGGGGACAATAGGAGGCAGCCTGGCCCACGCAGACCCCGCCGCAGACTACCCGGCAGCCCTAGCCGCTCTGGAGGCGAGCGTCGTCCTCAGGAGCAAGGCTGGGGAAAGGGTGGTAAAGCTAGAGGACTTCATAATCGGCCCCTACATAACAGACCTCCAGCCAAGCGAGCTGCTCGTCGAGGTGAGAGTTCCATCCCTCTCAGGCCGCTTCGGGACCGCCTACGAGAAGCTGGTCTTCAGGGCCTCGGACTTCGCCATAGTTGGGGTAGCAGCCCTCGTACAGCTCTCAGGAGACGGGACGGCGGAGAAGGTGAGAGTAGGCCTCACCGGCGTTGACGAGAAGCCGGTCAGGGCTAGAGGAGTGGAGGAGGAGCTGGAGGGCAAGAGGCTCAGCGAGGACCTCATAGCCAGAGCGGCTGAGAGGGCGTCGGAGGGGATAAACCCGCCCACGGACATCAGGGCTTCCGCAGAGTATAGGAAGAGGATGGCCAGGGCCCTCACCAAGAGGGCCCTAACACGGGCCTTCAGGAAGGCGGCGGGCAAAACTGGCTAGGAGAGCCTCAACACACCCCCACTCTACACCCACATTTTTAACCCCGCATTCTCCAAACCCCTATTCATACTGGGGTCCCCAGGGATCCTGCCTCCACGGCCGGGTGTCTCCCCTAGGTGTCGAGTATTGATGGAGGGAGAGTGGGAGAGCTTCCTAAGGCAGCTTACGCCGGAGAAGCTTGAGGAGCTCCTCCGGAGCAGGGACTACATACCCAGCAGAGACCTTCTAATGGCCCTCTACCTCGCCCTGAAGCTCGGGAAGCCGCTTCTCGTCGAGGGGGAGCCGGGCAACGGGAAGACGGAGCTCGCCAAGGTCCTGGCCGAGGCTCTGGGCACCGAGCTTATAAGGCTCCAGTGTTATGAGGGGATAGACGCGTCCCAGGCCCTCTACGACTGGAACTATCCTAAGCAGCTCCTGGCTATAAGGATGCTGGAGAGGAGCGGTGATGTTGAGAGTATAGAGCGGGAGATATACTCGGAGAAGTACCTGGTGAAAGGCCCCCTCCTCAGGGCGGTCACCCACAGGGGGCCGAAGCCCCCGGTGCTCCTGATAGACGAGATAGACAGGGCTGACGAGGAGTTCGAGGCTTTCCTCCTCGAGTTCCTCGCCGAGTTCCAGGTGACGGTGCCTGAGATAGGCACATTCAGGGCGGAGAGGAGGCCTATAGTGGTGATAACCTCCAACAGGACCAGGGAGGTGGGCGAGGGCCTGAGGAGGAGGTGCCTCTACGTCTACGTGACCTACCCGCCCAAGGAGAGGGAGGTGGAGATAGTGATGAGGAGGGTTAGGGGGGCTGAGAGGAGGCTCGTGGAGAAGGCTGTGGACGTTGTTGCAAGGATAAGGGCGTCCCAGGAGGTGTTGAAGAAGCCGGGGGTTTCGGAGACCATCGACTGGGTACAGGGGCTGCAGGCCCTCGGCTACAGGGATATAGATAGGAGGGCCCTGGAGGACACGCTATCCTGCCTCTTTAAGGCTCGGGAGGACCTGGAGGCGGTCTCCCTGGACGACCTGGTGGGGGGCTAACGCCGCTTTGCAGAAGGGGGGCCTCGAGGAGAGGGTTGTAGAGTTCGCTAGGCTCCTCAGGGAGAACGGTATAAGGTGCACGGTCGCCGAGTCCATAGACGCCGCTCTCGCTGCCAGCCTCGTGGGCATGGAGGACCTCGAGAGGCTGAAGCAGGCTCTCAGGGCAGCCCTCGCCAAAGACCCCGGCCGCCACAGGCTTTTCGACTACCTCTTCGACGTCTACTGGAGGGGCGCTTGGACGGCGGTACAGGTGCCCGGGAGGAGGATAGCTGTTAGGGTGGAGGTCGAGCCTGGAAGCCCGGTTGAGAGGTTCCTCAGCATCTACAGCCCGGTGGAGGCAAGCTGGGGGGAGCCCGGGGTCGAGCCGCCCTCGGCGGCCCAGGCTAGAGCCCTCTATAGGAGTCTGGCCCTGTTGAGGAGGAGGCTCGGCCTGGAGGAGGGCAGGAGGAGGGTGCCTAGGAGGAGGGGTAGGATAGACTTCAAGAGGTCCATGAGGAGGTCCCTGAGGACCTTCGGCGAGACTGTGAGGCTGGTAAGGGCTAGCAGGAAGAGGAGTAAGACAGACATACTAGTGCTGCTTGATGTGAGCAACTCGATGAAGGACTATTGGCCCTGGATACTGGGCATCCTCAACGCTCTCCGCCGCCTACCCCCGGGCAGCTACGAGGCCTTCCTATTCAGCACAAGGCTGGTGAGGGCAACTCCAATGGTTGAGGCT from Aeropyrum pernix K1 encodes:
- the cutB gene encoding glyceraldehyde dehydrogenase subunit beta; amino-acid sequence: MYPASFEVLIPKSLDEALDMLEKYGDNAKVLAGGHSLIPMMRLRLVKPTYVIYIGRIPGLSYIREEGGEIRIGALTTHNEIEESSLLKEKNPLLSETASKIGDLQVRNMGTIGGSLAHADPAADYPAALAALEASVVLRSKAGERVVKLEDFIIGPYITDLQPSELLVEVRVPSLSGRFGTAYEKLVFRASDFAIVGVAALVQLSGDGTAEKVRVGLTGVDEKPVRARGVEEELEGKRLSEDLIARAAERASEGINPPTDIRASAEYRKRMARALTKRALTRAFRKAAGKTG
- a CDS encoding (2Fe-2S)-binding protein; the protein is MSKAATPLVRVTLKVNGKTYTHHVPPRMLLVHFLRDVLGLTGTHVGCDTSNCGACTVLVNGKAVKSCTVYTFMVDGAEITTIEGLEQNGKLHPIQEAFWENHGLQCGFCTPGMIMTLHDFLSRNKSPTESEVRRAIEGNLCRCTGYVNIVRSALWAAERMRGG
- a CDS encoding SDH family Clp fold serine proteinase is translated as MVFDATSLVWLLFWLLILASMLNPVLAVRRLQAARLELIRSMEKKYGWRVITMIHREERVSFFGIPLRRFIDIDDSEAVIRAIRSTPPEKPIALILHTPGGLVLAASQIARALKRHRGRKIVIVPHYAMSGGTLIALAADEIRMDPNAVLGPLDPQLSAGPTGPAVPAPSVVKVARMKGKDAQDTTLILADVAEKAIEEMREVITELLKDKMGVEKARETAVLLTEGRWTHDYPITFEKAREIGLPVSDEVPPEVYQLMELYPQAPANRPGVEYLPQPIPYLPGQKGAGDKA
- a CDS encoding vWA domain-containing protein is translated as MQKGGLEERVVEFARLLRENGIRCTVAESIDAALAASLVGMEDLERLKQALRAALAKDPGRHRLFDYLFDVYWRGAWTAVQVPGRRIAVRVEVEPGSPVERFLSIYSPVEASWGEPGVEPPSAAQARALYRSLALLRRRLGLEEGRRRVPRRRGRIDFKRSMRRSLRTFGETVRLVRASRKRSKTDILVLLDVSNSMKDYWPWILGILNALRRLPPGSYEAFLFSTRLVRATPMVEAAGGAEDLRRLLSRVEGLWGSGTRISQSVEELLESHTPALHRGAAVLVFSDGWDLGDLGRLASALAELRRRAGFLVWVTPESPRRDAGGEPSTMRIIRRHADLTIDLETLLNTRRLLRLLPRSSA
- a CDS encoding AAA family ATPase gives rise to the protein MEGEWESFLRQLTPEKLEELLRSRDYIPSRDLLMALYLALKLGKPLLVEGEPGNGKTELAKVLAEALGTELIRLQCYEGIDASQALYDWNYPKQLLAIRMLERSGDVESIEREIYSEKYLVKGPLLRAVTHRGPKPPVLLIDEIDRADEEFEAFLLEFLAEFQVTVPEIGTFRAERRPIVVITSNRTREVGEGLRRRCLYVYVTYPPKEREVEIVMRRVRGAERRLVEKAVDVVARIRASQEVLKKPGVSETIDWVQGLQALGYRDIDRRALEDTLSCLFKAREDLEAVSLDDLVGG
- a CDS encoding OsmC family protein translates to MAGSSEKFKIVLKPVTAEAVPSGDAVKVTTGGVQIDVYPEREAGGPERGLTPLGLLAASLASCEVLMSRLVGRMLGYNGFDVRVAVTADVQVAEGLRSLSIRYVFKGVDIDTANLIVSKVKELCPVYNSLVRNGVSVEENVEVE
- the cutA gene encoding glyceraldehyde dehydrogenase subunit alpha produces the protein MSQGRRYIGKRVKRKEDPRFITGRGLYVDDIKLPGMVYAAFLRASYAHARIKSIDTSKAEKMPGVVGVYTGEYFKDKVAPLTTAWALANADLKPVFWPVVAHDKVRFTGDIVAVVVAEDPYTAYDALEAIDVEYEPLPVVVDVEEAIKPGAPQLHDEAPGNIAFKWRFSGGESFDKVAEKADVVIKQRMVNQRLIPSAMETRGAVASFNRGLEELTLWVTSQNPHVHRLVLSGVLGLPEHKIRVIAPDVGGGFGSKIPVYPGEVIVSRLAMDLGVPVKWVETRRENFVGTIHGRDHVEYVEAAATRDGRLLGVRVKTLANMGAYLSTAAPGVPTILFGLMLQGPYKIESVDVEVLGVLTNTTPVDAYRGAGRPEATYILERVMDLVARKLGLDPAEVRRRNLIEEAPYTTVTGLVYDSGRYKEVFEKALQIAEYEKWREEQMKARQEGRLIGIGISSYIEMCGLAPSRIARATGFGLGLYESVTIRVHPTGKVSVYTGSHPHGQGEETSFAQIVAEELGVPVEDVEIIHGDTDETPFGLGTYGSRTTPVGGGAVALAARRIREKARKIAAALLEAREEDVVFSEGKFHVKGHPEKSVSFQEVALEAYLADKLPEGLEPGLEATTFYDPENFVFPYGTHVCIVEVDRDTWKPKILRYVAVDDAGVIINPMLAEGQVHGGVVQGIAQALFEYAVYDESGNLLTAGFNDYMIPTAKDLPNIESYFVETPSPHNPLGAKGIGETGTIASTPAVVNAVLDALAHLGVEHIDMPLTPHNIWKALKDKGVVK